The window AGGTATAGCAACAACCATAAGACGTACCATTGAcacttcaaaagtttcattgtGCATCGTTCGTaagtgtattttattttttctatatataaAAAGTTAAAGTGCATAACAagaattttggagtgccaaaataaatttcaaaaatatATGGTTCATATTAATTTAGCACCCTTAACTTTGACTCATCAAATTTGTTAGTATCTATGTTTTGAGTTTAGCATTTACTACTACGAAATGGGAAATCGAAGTTCGATATTAGGTTGTCGTCAGTAAATTTGTCAAGAGATGATGTGTCATAAGTAAAACTTAACATTTTGTAATATAACTAGGGAAATGATTAACACTCATATTTTTCTCCTCTATTACACAAATTTGTTTAATCTTGTCTACCgttttggttttatttatttaattcgaCGAAGATAAATAAACAATTGTATGCGAGATTCTAAACATGAGCGTGAAAATCTGTTGATGATAACAATTATAAAAACCAAATTCAATGCCAGCGAGGGTTCACTTAGTTGGTAAGGTCTCCACCTTGTCTGTCGTCCCATCAAAGTTCGAGTCTCGTTGTCAGCAGTTGTCGTTGGTGCCCGATCTATAAATTCCTATGTAAATCCATACTAGTAACAGCTAGTAATTAGGTGTCACGCGTAAGTTCTTCTGGCTAAAAGTTACAGTATGCCGTGGCGCTAATGTTGAGACTAATCACACCCTAAACTTTTTTGTTCacccaaaacaaaaccaaattcaatttaaaaaaaaattagaaaagaaaaagcctAGTTGAcccccaaaagaaaaagaaaatatctagGGACACCAAGCTCCCTCTCCCATCCAGCCATCCAAGTGGTGACACGCTCGCAATGGAACCTGATCTTCCTTGGCCACTAATTTAAGCCCAAATCATAGCCATCCTCAAGGATTCAATCATCTCTCTGAAAAAGAAACACCACTGAAAGCCACCACCAACACACAGAAAAATGGAGGCCAGAGCATTTTACAGCTGCAGCGCCGGCGGTGTGCCTTTCGCTTTCAGAGCACCAGCAGCAGCAAAAGGAGGCAACTTTGCTTCCTCCTCGCCTCTCCTCATCCAATCCATGGCTACCACGAAACCCATTCCTTCAGCTACCAACACAGTCAGCTCCAAGAAGGTTAATAATCTTCCTCTCTTTCAAAATATGTATGACGGGCTTTATTACAAAAGGCCTCGGTGGTATTAGAAGTGAAATCGTTCATTATATGTTGTATTTTATTTGGTTATTgtcaaataagtaaaaaaatgCAAATGGGGTGTACTTTGCATTGCAGAATTCATCTGTGAAGCTGCTAACAAGGGTGGAGCAACTGAAGCTGCTGACCAAAGCAGAGAAAGCCGGCCTGCTGTCCGCGGCAGAGAAGTCCGGGCTCTCATTGTCGACGATAGAGAAGCTAGGGTTGCTCTCCAAGGCGGAGGAATTCGGAATCCTTTCTGCAGCCACCGACCCGGGAACTCCCGGGGCATTGTTGAGTCTAGGCTTAGGACTGCTGGTTTTGGGTCCATTTGTTGTTTATCTTGTGCCTGAGGATTCTCCTTTGGAGATAGGGCTACAAGCTGTTGTTGCTTTGGCTGCAATAGTGGGTGGTTCTGCTGCTTTTGCTGCATCAAATCTTGTATCCAGTTTGCAGAAATCCATTTGAAATTTCATGTGCTTGGACTATCTTGGGAGAGACAAAACTTCCATCGAGATGCCACAGTGACGATATCCTA is drawn from Malus domestica chromosome 14, GDT2T_hap1 and contains these coding sequences:
- the LOC103431200 gene encoding uncharacterized protein — translated: MEARAFYSCSAGGVPFAFRAPAAAKGGNFASSSPLLIQSMATTKPIPSATNTVSSKKNSSVKLLTRVEQLKLLTKAEKAGLLSAAEKSGLSLSTIEKLGLLSKAEEFGILSAATDPGTPGALLSLGLGLLVLGPFVVYLVPEDSPLEIGLQAVVALAAIVGGSAAFAASNLVSSLQKSI